A single Watersipora subatra chromosome 7, tzWatSuba1.1, whole genome shotgun sequence DNA region contains:
- the LOC137400373 gene encoding uncharacterized protein, which produces MRIGGRLNRSTALSFSEKHPILLPKSGHFTRLLLQHLHEQVAHQGRCFTLAKMKSSGYWIIGARSIIASLIHQCITCRSHRAKPPTPQMASLPHERSSQSPPFSYCGIDCFGPFLVKDRRTELKRYGLMVTCLASRAVHLEVLDDMSTTAFVNGIRNVIAIRGPIRKIWCDQGTNFVGAFQDLTEKGVLEFKLNPPSASHMGGVWERMI; this is translated from the coding sequence ATGAGAATAGGAGGCCGCCTCAATCGCAGCACAGCTCTCAGTTTTTCTGAGAAACATCCAATTCTGCTGCCCAAAAGTGGGCATTTTACTCGCCTTCTTCTTCAGCATCTTCATGAGCAAGTGGCCCATCAAGGAAGATGCTTCACATTGGCCAAGATGAAATCTTCTGGATACTGGATAATAGGTGCCAGAAGTATAATAGCCTCTTTGATACACCAGTGTATTACTTGTCGATCCCACCGAGCTAAACCTCCAACACCCCAAATGGCCTCACTTCCTCATGAAAGATCTAGCCAATCGCCTCCCTTCAGCTATTGTGGGATCGATTGTTTTGGACCATTCTTGGTCAAAGATAGAAGGACAGAGCTAAAACGATATGGACTCATGGTAACATGCCTTGCAAGCAGAGCAGTGCACCTTGAAGTTTTGGACGATATGAGCACAACAGCCTTTGTGAACGGAATTCGAAACGTTATAGCCATTCGCGGGCCTATTAGAAAAATCTGGTGTGACCAGGGCACCAACTTTGTTGGAGCTTTTCAAGATTTAACAGAAAAAGGCGTGCTTGAGTTTAAACTCAATCCTCCCAGCGCCAGTCACATGGGTGGCGTTTGGGAACGTATGATCTGA